In a genomic window of Quercus lobata isolate SW786 chromosome 4, ValleyOak3.0 Primary Assembly, whole genome shotgun sequence:
- the LOC115986479 gene encoding putative disease resistance RPP13-like protein 1, protein MSVIGEAALSAFFDKLFDNLTSCDLLKFFQEERVDADLKRWRTTLMKIRAVLDDAEEKQMTNRLVKIWLDELEDLAYDVDDILDEFATEALGRKLNPEPSTSKVRKIVDACIGSNRSFATSMRSKIEEIDTRLQNIVTDKKDLELRENTGGTTRTTRSRLPTTSLVNEGRVYGREEDKKAIVKLLLSGESSDAQLSVIPILGMGGLGKTTLAQLVYNDDEVSHYFDLKAWVCVSEDFDIVRVTREILQSFTSESCNDNNLELLQVKLKGKLSGKKFLLVLDDVWNENYDDWTRLRCPFEFGAPGSKIIVTTRNDRVSSIMGNTQAYKLNKLSDDACLVVFIQNILGTADFSAYPELQEFGPKILERCQGLPLAAKALGGLLRTIHCDEWKNVLNNKVWDMSEENSDVLPTLRLSYLYLPSHLKRCFAYCSLFPKDYEFEEQELVLLWMAEGLVQESEKHKPMEDLGVEYFRDLYKRSLFQQSSRNKSLFVMHDLINDLAQWAAGQLCYWLEDKSGGKISTKVRHFSYAHCEYDGITKFKGLTKDMRLRTFLPLPTKNWSYLTNYVSSCLLPQFRCLRVLSLSGYQIFELPSSIGDLKHLRYLNLSQTLIRSLPESTSSLYNLQTLILKYCERLTKLPEKIGNLVNLRYLDIEGVHLIKEMPVGIKELKNLQTLSNFVVGKDTGSKIGDLMNLESLKGTLCISHLENVLDVEDASRANLLGKKNLNVLVVKWESELDQRASLDILDMLQPSTTVKEISIDGYAGAKFPTWFGHPSFSNMVLLRIERCRKCTSLPAIGQLPSLRDLALVGLSAVEIIGLEFYGEDCPKPFQSLETLCFEDMQEWKDWIPCKVEYEEFPRLRELSISKCPKLQGKLPHHVPLLEKISINGCEQLDVSIPNFPKLRALEIKGCKGVVSRSTDELCFPKSTILSIPYVKSLTEEFMHGLAKVENLEIDNCKELTSLWQDEFISLITLDIRDCSSLVNISLTSTLRTLYIVGCSGLKSLSISNCTCLETASIGGCNSLTLISRGQLPQNLKTLYIRDCENLQFLADEGEASSNSSSLLEYLYIDSCPSLKCLSSSGGLPTTLKRLQISSCIELTSNNELPTSSESIANNLPNNASLEYLQIRNCAKLKSLPVGLHKLCPSIISRYGTALVLFPSQMEGYSPPA, encoded by the coding sequence ATGTCTGTAATTGGAGAGGCTGCTTTATCCGCTTTCTTTGACAAGCTGTTTGACAACTTAACTTCCTGTGATCTGCTGAAGTTCTTTCAGGAAGAGAGAGTCGATGCTGACCTCAAGAGGTGGAGGACAACGTTGATGAAGATCCGTGCAGTTCTGGATGACGCAGAAGAGAAGCAGATGACAAACAGGCTCGTGAAGATCTGGTTGGATGAGCTGGAAGACTTGGCCTATGATGTGGACGACATCTTGGACGAGTTTGCTACTGAAGCTTTGGGACGCAAGTTGAACCCTGAACCCAGCACAAGTAAGGTACGGAAGATCGTTGATGCTTGTATTGGTTCGAATCGAAGTTTTGCTACCTCAATGCGGTCCAAGATTGAAGAGATTGATACAAGACTGCAAAATATAGTGACTGATAAGAAAGATCTGGAGTTGAGAGAAAACACTGGGGGAACTACTAGAACAACAAGATCAAGGTTGCCCACAACTTCTTTGGTGAATGAAGGTCGTGTTTACGGCAGGGAAGAAGATAAAAAGGCTATTGTCAAGTTGTTGCTGAGTGGTGAATCAAGTGATGCTCAACTTTCTGTGATTCCCATACTTGGTATGGGAGGGTTGGGTAAGACGACTCTTGCCCAGCTAGTCTACAATGATGATGAGGTGAGCcattattttgatttgaaagcatgggtttgtgtttctgaAGATTTTGACATTGTAAGGGTGACAAGAGAAATTCTACAATCTTTCACTTCTGAATCCTGCAACGATAATAATTTAGAGTTACTACAAGTCAAATTGAAGGGGAAATTATCAGGCAAAAAGTTCTTACTCGTTTTGGATGATGTATGGAATGAAAACTATGATGATTGGACTAGACTGCGTTGTCCATTTGAATTTGGGGCTCCAGGGAGTAAGATTATCGTCACAACTCGGAATGATCGTGTTTCATCAATAATGGGCAATACTCAAGCTTACAAGTTGAACAAGTTGTCAGATGATGCTTGCTTGGTTGTATTTATCCAAAACATATTGGGGACAGCAGATTTTAGCGCATATCCAGAACTTCAAGAATTTGGtcctaaaattttggaaaggtgTCAGGGATTGCCTTTGGCAGCAAAAGCTCTTGGAGGCCTATTACGTACTATACATTGTGATGAGTGGAAAAATGTGCTCAATAACAAGGTATGGGATATGTCAGAAGAAAATAGTGATGTTCTACCAACCCTTAGATTGAGCTATCTATATCTCCCTTCACATTTAAAGAGATGTTTTGCCTATTGTTCACTATTCCCAAAAGATTATGAATTTGAGGAACAAGAACTAGTCTTGTTATGGATGGCGGAAGGTTTGGTTCAAGAATCAGAAAAGCATAAGCCGATGGAAGATCTTGGTGTTGAGTATTTTCGTGATTTATATAAGCGATCACTTTTTCAACAATCAAGTAGGAATAAATCACTCTTTGTCATGCACgacttaatcaatgatttagctCAATGGGCAGCGGGACAGTTGTGCTATTGGTTGGAAGATAAATCAGGTGGCAAGATTTCTACAAAGGTACGTCATTTCTCCTACGCTCATTGTGAATATGATGGCATCACAAAATTTAAAGGCTTGACAAAAGATATGCGTTTACGGACCTTCCTACCGCTACCAACAAAGAACTGGAGCTACTTAACAAATTATGTTTCTAGTTGTCTATTGCCACAGTTTAGATGTTTAAGGGTATTATCTTTATCTGGATATCAAATTTTTGAGTTACCAAGTTCAATCGGTGATTTGAAACATCTAAGATACCTCAATCTTTCTCAAACTTTGATTAGAAGTTTACCAGAATCAACAAGTTCTTTATACAATTTGCAAACATTGATATTGAAATATTGTGAGAGACTCACAAAGTTACCGGAGAAAATTGGGAATCTAGTCAATCTTCGGTATCTTGATATTGAAGGGGTCCATTTAATCAAAGAGATGCCAGTGggaataaaagaattaaaaaacctaCAAACATTGTCTAATTTTGTTGTGGGGAAAGATACTGGATCTAAGATAGGAGACTTGATGAACTTGGAGTCTCTTAAGGGAACACTTTGCATTTCACACTTGGAGAATGTGCTTGATGTTGAGGATGCAAGTCGGGCCAACTTACTTGGTAAGAAGAATTTAAATGTATTAGTGGTGAAATGGGAGTCCGAGCTTGATCAAAGAGCCAGTCTAGATATTCTTGACATGCTACAACCTTCGACAACGGTGAAAGAAATTTCAATTGATGGCTATGCTGGTGCAAAATTCCCAACTTGGTTTGGACATCCATCATTTTCTAATATGGTGCTTCTAAGGATTGAGAGGTGCAGGAAATGCACATCCTTACCTGCAATTGGACAATTACCATCCTTGAGAGACCTTGCCCTCGTAGGATTGTCTGCTGTGGAAATCATTGGTCTTGAGTTTTATGGGGAAGATTGCCCAAAGCCTTTCCAATCCTTAGAGACACTTTGCTTTGAGGATATGCAAGAATGGAAAGATTGGATTCCATGCAAAGTTGAATATGAAGAATTCCCTCGGTTGCGTGAGCTTTCTATTTCTAAATGCCCTAAATTGCAAGGAAAATTGCCTCACCATGTTCCattattggaaaaaatttctattaatgGATGTGAGCAATTGGACGTTTCAATTCCAAACTTCCCAAAGCTTCGTGCATTAGAAATTAAGGGATGTAAAGGGGTGGTGAGCAGAAGTACAGATGAGTTATGCTTTCCAAAGTCAACTATTCTTTCTATTCCATATGTGAAAAGCTTGACGGAGGAGTTCATGCATGGGTTAGCTAAGGTGGAAAATCTAGAGATAGATAATTGTAAGGAGCTAACATCTTTGTGGCAGGATGAATTCATATCCCTTATAACGCTGGATATAAGAGATTGCTCAAGCCTTGTCAACATCAGCTTGACATCTACTTTAAGGACACTATATATTGTGGGTTGTAGTGGTTTGAAATCCTTGTCAATCTCTAATTGTACATGTTTGGAAACGGCAAGCATTGGGGGATGTAATTCTTTGACGTTGATTTCAAGAGGTCAGTTgcctcaaaatttgaaaacgcTATATATAAGAGATTGTGAGAATTTGCAGTTTTTGGCAGATGAGGGAGAGGCTTCTTctaattcttcttctcttcttgaGTACTTGTATATTGACAGCTGTCCATCTCTAAAATGCTTATCATCAAGTGGCGGCCTACCCACCACGCTTAAACGCCTTCAGATTTCGTCATGCATAGAGCTGACATCAAATAACGAGTTACCTACCTCGTCGGAGTCAATAGCGAACAACTTACCCAACAATGCGTCTCTTGAATATCTTCAAATCAGAAATTGTGCAAAGTTGAAATCGTTACCGGTGGGCCTACACAAACTCTGCCCCTCAATTATATCGAGATACGGAACTGCCCTAGTTTTGTTTCCTTCCCAGATGGAGGGTTACTCCCCACCAGCTTGA